The Bacteroidia bacterium genome includes a window with the following:
- a CDS encoding response regulator transcription factor → MTENQNVVIATENFLVREGLRGILRTAVGFSLAGECTQSTDLLELLLTTHPKVLVINYTDSGFDLSLVKKVNRYFPETHILAITPIQPRQTVSKAIAAGIISHLLTNCEKDEILEAIVATSRGEKFFCGKILNQTMNEKGAESSGSFSCNGVRISSREVEIIQLVAEGLTNKAIADKLCLSSHTIMTHRKNIMAKIGVNNTASLVLFAIKNGLVPQDQFLLNPTPN, encoded by the coding sequence ATGACTGAAAATCAAAATGTTGTGATTGCCACTGAAAACTTCCTGGTGAGAGAAGGACTCAGGGGCATCCTTCGAACAGCGGTTGGTTTCAGTTTAGCAGGAGAATGCACGCAGAGTACAGACCTGCTCGAATTACTACTCACTACTCATCCCAAGGTGCTGGTTATTAATTATACAGATTCCGGATTTGACCTGTCGCTGGTTAAAAAAGTGAACCGGTACTTTCCCGAAACGCATATTCTGGCTATCACTCCCATTCAGCCCCGTCAGACAGTAAGCAAGGCTATCGCGGCGGGCATCATCAGCCATCTGCTTACGAATTGCGAAAAGGACGAGATACTGGAAGCCATTGTGGCCACTTCCAGAGGAGAAAAATTTTTCTGCGGTAAGATCCTTAACCAAACCATGAATGAAAAAGGTGCGGAATCTTCCGGATCTTTTTCCTGTAACGGCGTTCGGATCTCCTCGCGTGAAGTAGAGATTATTCAACTGGTAGCAGAAGGACTAACGAATAAAGCGATTGCCGATAAGCTCTGCCTCAGTTCTCACACCATTATGACTCACCGTAAAAATATTATGGCCAAAATAGGGGTTAACAATACCGCGAGTCTTGTGCTTTTTGCCATTAAAAATGGCCTGGTACCTCAGGATCAATTCCTGCTTAATCCCACACCCAACTGA
- a CDS encoding ribonuclease Z → MQPFSLTVLGSSSALPAAGRHPSAHVLQVHERFYLIDCGEGTQMQLRRFNFSILKIEAVFITHLHGDHYYGLPGLLGSMHLLGRKKPLNIFAPPGLREIIELQHRFSDTFLHFPLEIHEVTEEVCNVFSDERISVKTFPLKHRIPCNGYLFEEVPADGTLDVQKAEALGVPKEFLGALKRGVAYVAENGKEIKKEDVVHPPPPPRKLAYCSDTLRSDEFTKVIQGASLLYHEATFMEVHRDKAKKTWHSTAKDAAEAAAAARVKQLLIGHFSARYYDSAGLLAEARALFPNTLAAEEGRSYPAEH, encoded by the coding sequence ATGCAGCCGTTTTCGCTGACCGTACTGGGAAGCAGTTCGGCGCTTCCCGCGGCAGGAAGACATCCAAGCGCTCATGTGTTACAAGTACATGAGCGTTTTTATTTGATTGACTGCGGAGAAGGGACTCAGATGCAGCTGAGACGATTCAACTTTTCAATATTAAAAATCGAGGCTGTTTTTATCACGCATCTGCACGGTGATCATTATTACGGATTACCCGGGCTGCTGGGATCTATGCATCTGCTGGGAAGAAAAAAGCCTCTGAATATATTTGCACCGCCCGGCTTGCGCGAAATCATCGAACTGCAACACAGGTTTTCCGACACATTTCTGCACTTCCCGCTTGAAATTCATGAAGTAACGGAAGAGGTGTGCAACGTGTTCAGCGATGAACGGATTAGTGTGAAAACTTTCCCACTCAAACACCGCATCCCCTGTAACGGCTACCTTTTTGAAGAAGTTCCCGCAGATGGAACACTGGACGTACAGAAGGCGGAAGCGCTCGGCGTGCCCAAAGAATTCCTCGGCGCATTAAAAAGAGGAGTTGCCTACGTAGCGGAAAATGGAAAAGAAATAAAAAAAGAAGATGTGGTGCATCCACCTCCCCCTCCCAGAAAACTGGCTTACTGTTCAGATACCCTCCGATCGGATGAATTTACAAAAGTGATTCAGGGCGCAAGTTTGCTCTATCATGAGGCCACTTTTATGGAAGTACACCGCGACAAAGCAAAAAAGACCTGGCATTCCACGGCGAAGGATGCAGCCGAAGCAGCCGCTGCCGCCCGGGTAAAACAACTGCTGATCGGACACTTCAGTGCGCGGTATTACGACAGCGCCGGGCTTTTAGCCGAGGCCCGCGCCCTGTTTCCCAATACGTTGGCTGCCGAGGAAGGGCGTTCCTACCCTGCAGAACACTGA